The window CGGATGTGATAAATCCCAATACCGTGACTGGGCTAGGTAAAACTGTTGTGAACAACTGGGGGATCTATGacggccctggctccaaggcgaaaCTGGTAGCCAAAACACATGGCATGCACACATTTGCCGGCAAATGGAGCAATTGGTTCACCCTGGTGTTTGTGGTCGATAGGTACGTAGAGTAACTATTATTGTTTTGTTCCACGGTTTTTAATTTACATGTAAGGCCAATAATACATGAGAGTCTACGGGGCATGAAACCACTGCTGAGAATGACCTAATTATTATCTAGGAGCAAAAGCGATTATATAGATTGTGTATGCAGGTTCGAAGCGTCCACTCTTCATGTTATGGGAGCTAATGATGAGGATGAAGCAGATAATGACTGGGCCATTGTAGGTGGGACAGGTGAATTCACAATGGCTCGCGGTATCATCCAGAGAAGAGTATATAGTGTAACAGACAGTACATTAACACATGCGCTTACTATTGAATTCTTCTGCCGCATGAAGGAGGTAAGCGTGTAATTAATTTAAGGTCGTCCTCTTTGCGTCATATATTCTAGTGGTCTCGTTATCTGATCACTTTGCATTGCAGTAAAATATTTATCGTTTCTTTTCTGTTATTTTGAATCGAGCTCATTGTTGGAATATGTTATACGCTGGGGACCCCTACTATGATGTGAGTCTCAATCACATATCCTAGTAGGTCCTGTAAAATCATATTTGGAGGGCCATTTTTGGCCTGTAAATACAAACCCCACCAAGGGTCCATTTGTAGCTCCTAGTATTTTTTGTAAATACAAACCATGGTATTTTCTGTAAATACAAATCCTGTCGTGAGACATAAAAAAGACCTGATCTCCCAACTCCCCCTATAAAAGGGGTTGAGGGAGGAGTGGTGGAGGACTCTTCGTTTTTCCCTATGACTCTGTTTGGCTCTCTCCTTTATTCCTTCACTCCCTCATTTTGTTGGGCTAAACCAACAATCGTGAATCATGATGCATGATCCTTCATATTCAGGTCGTCCCTTCACCTACAAAGAGAGGAACAGTTGGTGGAAATAGAGGCACCCTGCCATGGGAAATGGAAGGCAAATCCCAACGTCTAGAAAATGTGACAATCTACCATGTAGGTGCAGTTGAAAGGTTTCAATTTTCCTACGTTGACGAAGGCGGGAAAATCTGCACCACTGATACTTGGGGTCGAGTACATCCTGATCCTTTGCGCAAGACGGAAGTGAGTAGATTTCATATTTTGCCATGCATGTGGGGTGCGGTTGTTTTGCAAATCATGTTAtagtttatgcctagcttaatgatgAAAGGACGATGCAAATCTATGTTTGGTTAGAGCTAAACTAACCTAAACTTGACATCAATTCAAGGAAAATATCATCAAACGGTATGACTCCAAATATAGGTATATATATAGTATAATGAATATATATATTACTTGTAAAATCGTACTCACTACATTTATTACATGTCGTATTAGTTTTGTTATAAGTCAAACATTTGTGTAC is drawn from Triticum dicoccoides isolate Atlit2015 ecotype Zavitan chromosome 4A, WEW_v2.0, whole genome shotgun sequence and contains these coding sequences:
- the LOC119288038 gene encoding uncharacterized protein LOC119288038 — its product is MATPTDEPTITMETCGDVSDNPTMETIRVLSDVPIVSKSLPTGAVSANFKVTPGFGGITENAKVNIDMLYLRQIMTGWEANQSDVINPNTVTGLGKTVVNNWGIYDGPGSKAKLVAKTHGMHTFAGKWSNWFTLVFVVDRFEASTLHVMGANDEDEADNDWAIVGGTGEFTMARGIIQRRVYSVTDSTLTHALTIEFFCRMKEVVPSPTKRGTVGGNRGTLPWEMEGKSQRLENVTIYHVGAVERFQFSYVDEGGKICTTDTWGRVHPDPLRKTEIKFGPSEFVKKINGAQRGGEGWLSKFEIVTTHKTYGPFGSDNGAPHFSYTVPEDETVVGFFANTDNIFVTSIGVYTI